The Chloroflexus aggregans DSM 9485 genome segment CTATTCGATGAAAGAAATCACATTGGTAGATTTACAAACCAGTGTTCGAGACACGAGCGCGTTTAATAGGCTGCAAGACTATTATCAGCTATGCAAAGCCTTCCTTGTGCTTATGCAGAAAATGCAGCCAACCCGCATTATCTCTCCAACGCATAACAATTATATGTTCTATCAGTATAACGAAGATTACGGTTATAGGATCACTCGACCTTTGAATACTAATTTATTCATCGAGTCAGAAAACGAATTCAATACCGCCTTTCAACGATTTATGTCATTTCTCGCCGATCTCAAGCAACATCAGGATGCGATACTTAACCAAGAAGGTGCCAGAGGATATATCGAAACTGCCGAGATAAACCGAGTCGTTTACACAGTGCAGCAATCTATTGGCAGTATTGGGGACTCGTTTGAGAATCCCAACCAGTCAAGAAAGCGCGTAGGACAGCTTTTTGAGGTTCTTGTCAAGCTTATCATCCAAGAAGTGGGATTAGAATGCGAACCTCGCACCATAAGCATTCCAATACCTGGTTATCCAGGTTATGAGATGTCTTACGAGCTAGATTTGGTTTTCTCTCGCAACAAAGCTATTGTTGCCGCCGAAACCAGATTCATCCATGAAACGGAAATCGTTGGCTCTGTAAAAACTACAAGCAAAGATCGAATTGACAAAGTTTTTCTTGACAAGTATTTGTTGACCAAATTGCTAGGAAGAGAAGTTCCTGTTATTGCTGTCTTTCTGCACGATGTTCAAAGAGCGAAAGCTGGCAATAGCATTTTTGGAATCAATTCAACTTTCAAAAGCAACCATTTTCTAGGGTATACCGTGGCGTTGAATAGGTTAGACGGTGTGTACTATGTTGACCCACGCCCAGAAATGCTCGCCAACGCTAGACTTCGAGAACAGATCAAAGACTTTCAAACGTTTTTGGTCCAAGATTTGTGGCGATTGTCCGTCAGATAAGAGTTTGTTTGTCAGAAATTGCCAGCTAACACGCGCATCCACCTGACGGCTTTGCCTCGCTGCGCTCGGCTCGCCGCAGGTGATGCGCAGGCCGTGATACGGAACGCTTCACTGCGCTCCGTATCACGGCACGGCGGCTGTGTCGCCGGTTATACCCCTTTCTTGAAAAGACAGATATCGTAACGACAGATGTCGTGTGGCAGCGTAATCGTTAATGACAATGGTGATAGTTACCGAAAACTACCGACCAGCATTTGAACATTATATGACGCAGGGCCAAATAGCACCTCTTCTCTTATTAGGGGATGCCCTTTTCGTGCTTAAGGAGCTGCCCGATTCTTCTGTTGACTGTGTGATGACCTCACCGCCGTATTGGGGAAAACGAGAATATGAGAATGGTGGGATTGGGCTTGAAAGAGATTACCGTGACTATGTGCGACACGTAGCAGAGATCTTTCTTGAGCTTAAGCGTGTATTGAAATCTACAGGGTCATTCTGGCTCAATATTGGAGATAGCTATCACCGCAAGAACTTACTCGGAATTCCTTGGCGTGTTGCGTTCGAATTGACCGATCATCAAGGCTGGATTCTTCGGAATGCCGTTGTGTGGAATAAAGTAAAAAGTGGCATGGATAATACAACTGATAGGCTTGGTAATATGTACGAAATGGTTTTCCACTTCGTCAAGCAATCCAAAGGTTATTACTATAATGTAGATGCCATTCGCTCAACACCACGTGAAGCCAAAATCGTGCATGGTGCAGTCATTTCTGCAACAGGGGTATCGGGGGTGCGCTATCGACGCCAAATCGAACTGTCCACTGCCTTATCCGAACAAGAAAAAGCTGCTGCGTATGAAGCCCTTGATACGATGCTTGCAGAGGTTGCAGCGGGGCGTATTTCTGACTTTCGCATGATTATCCGCGGTCAGCAGCGCGCAACGCATTCAGATAGTGAAATGGTATCAGGACGCGCAAAAGAATTGCGTGAAAAAGGATTCTATTTTTTACGGTATCATCCCAAGGGGTGCAAACCAAGCGATGTCTGGGATATTCTTCCAGAAGATACTCAAGGAAGAAACGTACATTTTGCACCGTATCCTGTTGACCTTTGCCGAATACCAATCCTAGCTACATGCCCCCCAGAAGGAGTTGTTTTAGATCCTTTCTGTGGTACGGGCACTACCCTCTATGCTGCACTGAATCTCGGTCGCAAATCAGTAGGAATCGACATATCACGTAAGTATCTCGAAATCGTACAAGAACGGTGTGCCACGTTCCTATGAGCAAGATTGCCGAACTCTTTGGCATATCAACTGAGGAAAAAGAAAAAAACTGGGGTCGGATTGTTCGAGAACAGCTCTGTCCTTTTTTAGGAAAGAAATGCTATAAAGTGAGAAAGAGCGACCCAAACACTTCAATTGGAACATGTACAGTCCTCTATGGGAAAGCGGCTGAGCCTATTGTTATATGTCCGACCCGTCTGACTGAGCGGCGACAGATTTTTATAGACTGTTTTCATCTTCTGACGACACATCAACCTGGTAACGAATTACACATTGTCTCGGAAGTCTCTATTCCAGGTGGCAGCGTTGATTATTTTCTCGTTTCTGTTAGGGATGGAAAAGTTAAAGACTTCGTTGGTATTGAAATTCAGACGCTCGACACAACCGGTACAGTATGGCCAGAGCGTCAAAGGTTTCTGAGCGAGATAGGGATTCCGCGAGCAGACGATGCCGAAAACTCTGATAAACCATATGGCATGAATTGGAAAATGACGGCAAAGACCATTTTGGTTCAGATGCATCACAAAATTGATACATTTGAGCACGTCAACAAAAAACTTGTGTTGATCGTGCAAGATAGGCTTCTCGAATATATGGCTAAAGAGTTTAGCTTTACACATCTCAAGAATCCAGCCGTGCTTGGTGATTCGATGCATTTTCATTCCTATCGTATTATCAAGCAACCTGATGGATCGTTCAGATTAGCCATACATTCGCGGCTAAGTACAGATGCGGGTGGAATAGCTACTTGTCTTGGGTTACAAGCTGAAGCGAGAGTGGAACTCGATCAAATCTTGGAAGCTTTGCAAACTAAAATTTCTCCCGCTACTCGTTTTGTGCCAGTATGAAAAATTGAGACGAGGGCATCACCTGCGCTTGCACCTGACGTTGCTCCGCGGCGCTCCGCGACGCAGGTGATGCGCAGGCTGTTCGCCCGCCTGATGTGGTTGGCTCCACTGCTCCAGTGGGGGTAGCATTGAGATGTGTTCCACATCTGCATGACAGGACAGGACCTATGCGTGATGTACCGCTGTTTCGTTCTATCAAGCCTATTGAGACCGGATTCAAACCAGACGCCGAGATCGTTCTCTTTTCTGGCGATGTGAGTGAATTGCTTACACAGGTTCCTGATAATTCAGTTGCCCTGATTGTGACCTCTCCGCCTTACAATTTGGGCAAAGAGTACGAAGATCGTGTTTCGATTGAACAGTACCTGAAGACACAGGCGCAAGTTATTGCTCAACTTCATCGTGTTCTACGAGAAGATGGCAGCATTTGCTGGCAAGTAGGCAACTTTGTTGAGAATGGAGAAGTCTATCCGCTTGATGTTCTTTATTACCCAATTTTCAAAGAGTTGGGGATGAGATTGCGCAATCGGATCATTTGGAAATTCGGGCACGGGTTACACGCATCTAGACGTTTTTCGGGGCGCTATGAAACTATCTTGTGGTTTACAAAATCCGATCGTTATGTGTTTAACCTTGACGCAGTTCGTGTACCGGCCAAATATCCTGGTAAGCGTCACTTCAAGGGACCAAATAAGGGGAAACCCTCAGGCAATCCTCTTGGAAAAAATCCCTCTGACGTGTGGGAAATCCTGGTTCAGGATTGGGAAGAATTGGTATGGGATATTCCCAATGTAAAATCGAATCACCCCGAAAAAACAGTCCACCCCTGCCAGTTTCCGATCGAACTTGTTGAGCGGTGTGTCCTTGCACTCACGAATGAAGGTGATTGGGTCTTTGACCCTTATATGGGTGTTGGTTCAGCTCTAATTGCAGCTTTGATGCACGATAGACGCGCAATGGGTTGCGAAAAAGAAGCGGCTTATGTGGAAATAGCTCGCCAACGCATTGTCGATTATTTCAACGGCACCCTTCGCTACCGCCCAATGGGAAAACCAGTTTACCAACCGACAGGCAAAGAGAAGGTATCCCAGATTCCTGAAGAATGGAAAGAGCCTTCCCAAGTGCGGCTTTTGGAAGAACAAGGTGAATACGAATGATCATTGCGGTAATTTACTCTTTCAATCGTGGTGAGGGGATTATCCGCTCCCAATACTCGGCGGAACTCGGAGAAGTAGAGCAAGTTATTGCTGCCGTCGACAGCACACAATGCAAAACGAAAACCAGCCGAGAAAAGACAATGCCCGGTAGAATGCTCTATAGCCCGCGAGCTTTGAACAGGGCTTTTACGAAAGAGTTTGGATCGCGTGGCTGGGAGAAATATAAGGTGCAATGCGATTACTCAACCGAGTATTATGTACCTGGCTATGTTCCCAGCAGCCCATCAAAGGGAGCTTTTCGCGAGATAGATTTTGTCAAGAACCGAGTAGGTATTGAAGTTCAATTTGGCAAATATGCTTTTATGGTCTACAACGTCTGCGCAAAAATGACCATTTTCCACAAGTTGGGAGTGATAGACGTAGGCATTGAGATTGTGCCAATTAAGCTCTTCGCTGAAGAGATGTCTACAGGTGTTTCATATTTTGAACAGTTTGTTTGGGATTTAGAGCATCGGGGCATTGCGGATATTGATATTCCTGTACTCGTTCTGGGAGTAACGACGTGAAAGATAATGTCAGACTCACACGCACTTCACCTGACGCCACGTCGTTGGGTCGCTTGTTTCCTCCTTGTGGGGACGTGTGTTTTGGCCTCAAATCCTACTGAAAGGAGTTTCGCAATGAAGGTCTTATTTCTCGGCTCAAGTCAGTCGCCCTTAGTCGAGTGGTTACAATCTGTGGGCGAAGAAGTCGTAGCTACTATGGAACCGATTGATGTCGCATTTCTAGATGCATACTCACCTGACTTTATCGTGAGCTATGGGTACCGCCATATCATCAAGAAAGATGTTCTTCTCCGGTACACAGGTAGAGCCATCAATCTTCATATTTCCTACCTCCCATGGAACAGGGGAGCAGACCCTAATTTTTGGAGTTTTGTCGAAGACACTCCAAAAGGGGTAACGATTCATTATCTGAATGAAGGGGTTGACACTGGTGACATCATTGTTCAAAAACGAGTTACGTTTTCCGAGAGCGACACGTTGAGAACAAGTTACGACAAACTTCAAGAAGAAATACAAGCACTCTTCAAAGACAACTGGGCTAGTATTCGGACGGGGGAATGCCATCGTAAAAGACAACAAGGCAAGGGAGCATTCTATAGGCTCAAAGATAAGGAAAGACTTTCTCACCTTTTAACTCGCGGATGGGATACACCGATTGCGGTTTTGGAAGAATATGCGGCTGAAACTCAAATGGTTATGCAGTTTTGGGATACATATGACGCTGAAATCAACGAAATACGCAGGCAAGGTACGTCGTGAGACATACATTCCGACGGTGCGGGCTAACCATGGGTTGCAGCCGATGTTACTCTACTATGCTCCGCAATGCGGCTGAACCCGACCGTTAGGCCGCCAGATACGACAAGTGACAGCGCTGATCATTTTCTTTGGCGACAATTTACCAGTTTTACAGAGTCTTTCTCACGATTCGGTAGCCCTAATCTGCATTGAACCTCCCTTCAATACGGACAAAATCCCGAGTCGAACCCGCTTGTCTACCGTCCGTAATGAACATGGCGACCGGATGGGGTTTCAAGGCAAGTGATATCAGACAATCAAGCTCAGCACGAAGGAATACGCTGACATCTTTGCTGATTACCTTGCTTTTCTCGAACCGCAATGAGGTGAGGCTCGGCGAGTGCATAAGGCAAATGGCAGCCTTTTTGCTCACATCGACGAGAGGGCATGGTCAGGCCTTGGTTCCCGGTATGGCGGAACAGATATACCAAGCGCTCGGGGCAAGCGGGTACTGACCACCATGGGTACTACCGTCCAACTTGTGCCACCCGTGGTGCGTCTGACCCCATCGCCCCCGTTGGGGTAGGGACGTAGCTGCCAAGCGCACATAGCTTGGGTCTTATCAGGTTGTGGGTGTCCCGCCAGGCACACCACAATGCACTGGCTGCGCGTCCACGGCCTGGCGTCACGCCGGTGATGCCACCGAAGCCGGTAGATAGGGATGAGCCGTCTGCACGCAGTACCACTTCCCAAGGGCAGCCGGTCATACACCCAGACCGCACCCGTTTACGGATTCGGTGGTCATCCACCTTGGGCCACCAACGCCCGGGGGACGGCCTGGCGATCAAGGGTGCGCTGACGGCCGGTAAGGTATCGGTAACGGCATGTTTGCGCATTCCGCACAGTTTACCCCGTGTTGCCCTTTTTGAAATAGGTTCTCGGGCGGTGACAGATCTACTTGTCAGCAAAACGATTCATTGCTATTCAATCGGAACGTTGTGCCCATTGCGTAGATGCTGCTGACGACGGTTGGTATGCACGCACCCCTGATAGAGAAGCCGCAACCGGGGCGGTCAGCACAGGTGTTCAATCCGTGTCAGCGTTACATCTAATACAACACCACATTATGGTGAGGGAACGGACTGCTCTGCGATGGGAGCGGGTAATGTTACGGTGTCTCTACGGGTATGCGGTTCAAACGGAGGCGAACTGTTGCCCCTAACCAAATATCATCATGAGCGACATGTATAGGTGTATGGGGACGTAGCCGTTGTCGTACCGGTCCACTGAACACGCCCGCCGGACTAGCGAGATCGACAATCTGCGCTGTCTCCTCACTCAGAATAATCTGCGCGTGACGTGGCGCGATGTCCGCTGCAATCACGATGAGGTGGCAGGCCGGATCACTGCCGACAGTGAGTAAACTGGCAGCGAGCGTGATTGTCCGTTCACCTTCTTCATCACAAATCTGGGCTTGCCAGCGTGCAGTGGTGGGCACCACTGAGGGTTGGCGAGATGCTGCACGCGGCATTCGGAGTAGCCGAAGGCCGAGTAATCCGGTAACGGTGATACCAACAACGATGACGAGGCCGCTGAGCCATAGTGAAGATTCCGCTGCAACGATCAGCACGGCCTGTTGGCCACACCCGTATACCGTTGCTGAAGCCGGTAGTGAGCCGGTAAATTGTACCCGCCAGCGATGGTGGCCCGAGGCAGTAATTGTGTGGGGATGCTGCGGTGGTGACGTCTCTGTCCAAACGCGGATGTCGTGCGGTGAATAGTGGCAGCCGACCAACAGCGCCCATGCAACCGGCGAGATTCGTTCAACACCGAGAATGAAAGGAAGGGGCGATGCAGATGGTACCGACGGCGGGAACATGGCAGCGGTGAAAGTCGGCCAGCTTAGTAGTACCAGCAGACATAAGACAAGGTTACGGTGACCCATAACGCTCTCCTCAATACGGGTAGTGCTCTCTTCATGTACACCGTATGAGGAGCGTAAAAGTTGCGCGATGACGCAATAGTTGTTAGTCGTTCATTCGTTGGTGGTGGGCATCGAGCGCAGCGCGATGTTATTGCAAGGATAGGCGAATCAGAACGTCTTGTGGTGAGCGTGCCGTATTGATCGTACTCATGTCAATGCCCAAAGCGGTCATCGTTTGCGCCGCCGTTGGTGAAATACCGGTGAGGATAGTCTCACAACCAATCAGGCGCAACGCTCGGATAGTTTGGATCAGACTCTGGGCTGCCGTTGTATCAAATGTGGGAACGCCGGCAACATCGATCACCATCAGCTTGATGCGACGCGAACTAACAACTTCGAGCAGTCGTTGCGTGAGCTTTGACGTGCGTTCACTATCGATGTGGCCGACGATCGGTGCGAGCATCACATCTTGACCAATCTCGACAGTTGGCGTCTCGAGTGATTGCACGAGATCGCGTAACATCCGCTCGGTTGCCTGCAATTGGGTTGCCTGTTGTTCGAGTTGCTGGGCCTGTTCGGCTGCGCGTTGTGCATTGAGGCGGGCACGTGCGGCTTCGGCTGTAGCCTGATGCGCCAATCGTTCTAACCGCTGCACAAGTGTGTTAAACGGTACGATGATCAGTAGTGTAATCGCGAGGTAGAGGAAGATTGAGCCGGCCCATTCTTCAATCGAATCTTGTACGGTTACAACGTCGGTGACCTCCAAACCGACGTTACCGGAGATGTAGAGCGCTGCTGCAATGACCAATGTGATGAACGAGATCGCTAAAGTGATGATCCCACCACGGAGGTCAAAATAGACTAACGCCTACGATGACACCAATCCAGAGTAAGCGACCACTACCGACTAACCCAAAGAAGATGAGCAGAAAGGTGGAGCTTGCACCGAGGACGCTCAGCATAAGGATCGCCCGTATGTTCAGGCTAAGTTGCCGAAGGGTTGCTGCACCAACAACAATCACGTAAGTGAGCGCGTAAACGGTAATGTACGGCCACGCACGATAACTCAGGGTGAGGTAATCTGACCACGATCCGATGATCAGTGCTAACCCACCAAACACAGCGAGAACCCATAAGAGGTTATTGAGAATCTGTAGGCGCCATTGGGTGATGAGGCTGGTCGCATTTATTGATTGGTCAGTGGACGATGGTTGAGACACGCTAATCACTCCAAAAATTGATTACATCTGCAATTATAACATTGCTACAACGGATGGTGCCTCGGCCTGAGTGATTGGTAAACAAACGAGGATACCATCACGAAGTTGAAGCATAATCCGGTTACTATGTACGATAACAGAAACCGCGAGCTGTTCACCAACACGATAATCAATCGCGTCGCCAATCGTAGCCGTCTGACCATCGGCGGCAACGTAGGTGAAAGGTTGCCCCCATTCGGCAATGGCGCGCACGAAAGCGTAAGCTTGCACTACCGACCATGCCGCAGTGAAATGTAAATCGCTAGATCGTGGTGCTGGGTAGGTACTACCGTCGGTGGCTTGCGGTTGCGGCTGCCATGTCGATGTTACCAGATCGTTGAGGGCCTCCGGTAGTAAGCGGGCCGCTTGTTGGCCGGCCACCGTCTCGATCACACTCAGTCGTTCGCCGAAAGGAAGATCAAACCATGCCTGAAGCACTATTGGGCCGTGGTCAAAGGCTTCATCCATCAGGTGCCATGTGATAGCAGTACGCTGCCAACCTAGCCGTAAGGCACAAAAGAGTGGTTCTGGCCCGCGCAGTTCTGGCAACGGTGAGGGGTGCATATTGAGAAACCCTAGCCGTGGTATCGTGAGAAGTGGTGGACGAATGCGCCAAGGCCAGCATACGACGATGGCTAGATCAACCCGTTGTTGCTCCAATTGTGCGGCTAATGCGGTCATACCGTCTCGGCTGACGGCAAAGCGAGGGACGTTAGCTTGGGCAGCGCGTGAATATAGCGTGATCGGTGTTACGATCTCTTGACGGGGAATTGGCGATGTCGGCGGCAGGATGGTAAGCGCCGGCATACCCGGTGGCGCCGGATGAACCAAACCCACAATCTCTACCGGCAGTTCGGTGAGCCTGTGCCATACTGTCCATGCTAATGGCCCCGGTATAGCAAAGAAGACAATTCGCATGCTCATTCTTTTCTTTCAGGTATAATGAAACCGATACCGCCGATTGAATAACGTGAAAGAAGAGCCTATGCCTCGTATGGTACAGTGTGTGAAGCTTGGTCGCGAACTACCCGGTCTTGAGTGCCCACCCTTCCCCGGCCCACTCGGCCAGCGGATTTACGAGCAGGTTTCGGCGCAAGCATGGCGAATGTGGCCGCAACAGGCGACGCTGATCATTAATCATTACGGTCTTAGCTTGGGCGACCCAAATGCGCAGCAGATTCTGATGAAGGCCATGGAAGAATTCTTCTTCGGCGAACATGCGCAGGTGCCTGAAGGGTGGACGCCACCAACCGCTGCCCCGGCCAAGGGTGGGCCACGCCGTAAGTAATTACATCCGTGCTTCGGTCAATTCAATTGCCGGTACGATTGTAAACTGCAATTGGGCGTGGGCCGCGCACAACGCTGCTTCGACCGTTGCCGGATCAGGGCCACGGGCAAAGATAAAACCGAGATAACTATCGCCCTCCGGGAGTGGCGTCAGGGGGTAGTGGAGTGGGGCGGTGATCTCTACCGCCTCAATTC includes the following:
- a CDS encoding formyltransferase family protein, coding for MKVLFLGSSQSPLVEWLQSVGEEVVATMEPIDVAFLDAYSPDFIVSYGYRHIIKKDVLLRYTGRAINLHISYLPWNRGADPNFWSFVEDTPKGVTIHYLNEGVDTGDIIVQKRVTFSESDTLRTSYDKLQEEIQALFKDNWASIRTGECHRKRQQGKGAFYRLKDKERLSHLLTRGWDTPIAVLEEYAAETQMVMQFWDTYDAEINEIRRQGTS
- a CDS encoding FHA domain-containing protein; its protein translation is MGHRNLVLCLLVLLSWPTFTAAMFPPSVPSASPLPFILGVERISPVAWALLVGCHYSPHDIRVWTETSPPQHPHTITASGHHRWRVQFTGSLPASATVYGCGQQAVLIVAAESSLWLSGLVIVVGITVTGLLGLRLLRMPRAASRQPSVVPTTARWQAQICDEEGERTITLAASLLTVGSDPACHLIVIAADIAPRHAQIILSEETAQIVDLASPAGVFSGPVRQRLRPHTPIHVAHDDIWLGATVRLRLNRIPVETP
- a CDS encoding NotI family restriction endonuclease, whose amino-acid sequence is MSKIAELFGISTEEKEKNWGRIVREQLCPFLGKKCYKVRKSDPNTSIGTCTVLYGKAAEPIVICPTRLTERRQIFIDCFHLLTTHQPGNELHIVSEVSIPGGSVDYFLVSVRDGKVKDFVGIEIQTLDTTGTVWPERQRFLSEIGIPRADDAENSDKPYGMNWKMTAKTILVQMHHKIDTFEHVNKKLVLIVQDRLLEYMAKEFSFTHLKNPAVLGDSMHFHSYRIIKQPDGSFRLAIHSRLSTDAGGIATCLGLQAEARVELDQILEALQTKISPATRFVPV
- a CDS encoding DNA-methyltransferase → MRDVPLFRSIKPIETGFKPDAEIVLFSGDVSELLTQVPDNSVALIVTSPPYNLGKEYEDRVSIEQYLKTQAQVIAQLHRVLREDGSICWQVGNFVENGEVYPLDVLYYPIFKELGMRLRNRIIWKFGHGLHASRRFSGRYETILWFTKSDRYVFNLDAVRVPAKYPGKRHFKGPNKGKPSGNPLGKNPSDVWEILVQDWEELVWDIPNVKSNHPEKTVHPCQFPIELVERCVLALTNEGDWVFDPYMGVGSALIAALMHDRRAMGCEKEAAYVEIARQRIVDYFNGTLRYRPMGKPVYQPTGKEKVSQIPEEWKEPSQVRLLEEQGEYE
- a CDS encoding BglII/BstYI family type II restriction endonuclease, coding for MIIAVIYSFNRGEGIIRSQYSAELGEVEQVIAAVDSTQCKTKTSREKTMPGRMLYSPRALNRAFTKEFGSRGWEKYKVQCDYSTEYYVPGYVPSSPSKGAFREIDFVKNRVGIEVQFGKYAFMVYNVCAKMTIFHKLGVIDVGIEIVPIKLFAEEMSTGVSYFEQFVWDLEHRGIADIDIPVLVLGVTT
- a CDS encoding oxidative damage protection protein — protein: MPRMVQCVKLGRELPGLECPPFPGPLGQRIYEQVSAQAWRMWPQQATLIINHYGLSLGDPNAQQILMKAMEEFFFGEHAQVPEGWTPPTAAPAKGGPRRK
- a CDS encoding DNA-methyltransferase, which codes for MVIVTENYRPAFEHYMTQGQIAPLLLLGDALFVLKELPDSSVDCVMTSPPYWGKREYENGGIGLERDYRDYVRHVAEIFLELKRVLKSTGSFWLNIGDSYHRKNLLGIPWRVAFELTDHQGWILRNAVVWNKVKSGMDNTTDRLGNMYEMVFHFVKQSKGYYYNVDAIRSTPREAKIVHGAVISATGVSGVRYRRQIELSTALSEQEKAAAYEALDTMLAEVAAGRISDFRMIIRGQQRATHSDSEMVSGRAKELREKGFYFLRYHPKGCKPSDVWDILPEDTQGRNVHFAPYPVDLCRIPILATCPPEGVVLDPFCGTGTTLYAALNLGRKSVGIDISRKYLEIVQERCATFL
- a CDS encoding STAS domain-containing protein, which produces MEVTDVVTVQDSIEEWAGSIFLYLAITLLIIVPFNTLVQRLERLAHQATAEAARARLNAQRAAEQAQQLEQQATQLQATERMLRDLVQSLETPTVEIGQDVMLAPIVGHIDSERTSKLTQRLLEVVSSRRIKLMVIDVAGVPTFDTTAAQSLIQTIRALRLIGCETILTGISPTAAQTMTALGIDMSTINTARSPQDVLIRLSLQ
- a CDS encoding formyltransferase family protein; translated protein: MRIVFFAIPGPLAWTVWHRLTELPVEIVGLVHPAPPGMPALTILPPTSPIPRQEIVTPITLYSRAAQANVPRFAVSRDGMTALAAQLEQQRVDLAIVVCWPWRIRPPLLTIPRLGFLNMHPSPLPELRGPEPLFCALRLGWQRTAITWHLMDEAFDHGPIVLQAWFDLPFGERLSVIETVAGQQAARLLPEALNDLVTSTWQPQPQATDGSTYPAPRSSDLHFTAAWSVVQAYAFVRAIAEWGQPFTYVAADGQTATIGDAIDYRVGEQLAVSVIVHSNRIMLQLRDGILVCLPITQAEAPSVVAML